In Pedobacter sp. W3I1, one DNA window encodes the following:
- a CDS encoding phage tail protein yields the protein MANTYPLPVFHFQVEWGGSRIGFTEVSGLTVETQSIDYREGNSPEYHVTKMPGMQQYTAISMKRGITKGDNELFQWFNTVSLNKIERRDLTISLLNESHEPVVVWKVRQAWPSKVDGPTLNSTGNEVAIETVELAHEGLSIEFT from the coding sequence ATGGCTAATACTTATCCATTACCGGTATTTCACTTTCAGGTGGAATGGGGCGGCTCGCGAATTGGTTTTACAGAAGTTAGTGGTTTAACGGTAGAAACCCAATCGATAGATTATCGCGAAGGAAACTCACCAGAATACCACGTTACCAAAATGCCCGGAATGCAGCAATACACTGCAATTTCGATGAAAAGAGGTATAACAAAAGGTGATAATGAACTTTTTCAATGGTTTAATACCGTGAGTTTAAATAAAATAGAACGGAGAGATCTTACCATCAGTTTACTGAACGAAAGTCACGAACCGGTGGTGGTTTGGAAAGTTAGACAAGCCTGGCCATCAAAAGTAGATGGACCAACACTAAATTCTACCGGTAACGAGGTGGCTATAGAAACTGTTGAGTTGGCGCATGAAGGTTTAAGCATCGAATTTACCTAG
- a CDS encoding phage tail sheath C-terminal domain-containing protein: MATNYKTPGVYIEEISKLPASIAPVETAIPAFMGRTEFAKDENGNDILATGSKLPTPIRITSFLDYQKYFGGANSETAVFETSGIPTITDTEVAGKVVKRVITCNAKKSAASGKYMCYAIQMFYANGGGPCYIVSCGNYDVASTITTVKAKACLDAIAKVDEPTMLIFTDKHTSFGATSGYKDAYDYALAQCAKLQDRIAIFDAWVLSDSPFTDAGVIRDDISADYLKYGAVYYPWLQSTLSYGYNDSIVIKHLVNGVNGPYNDSTLSAIKAMDLNTYRALTNEMDKNVIDLPPSSAVAGIMARVDNNRGVWKAPANESVKMVTGPSLKVTAQQQETLNIDPTTGKSINVIRFFTGKGTLVWGARTLAGNDNEWRYISVRRFYNFVEESVKKATEFVVFEPNDANTWLRVKAMCENFLNQLWRQGALHGAKPDDAYFVRIGLGITMTSLDILEGRMNVEIGMAAVRPAEFIILKFSHKLQE, from the coding sequence ATGGCAACCAATTATAAAACCCCTGGCGTTTATATAGAGGAAATAAGTAAACTGCCTGCGTCAATAGCACCTGTAGAAACGGCTATTCCGGCTTTTATGGGCAGAACCGAATTTGCTAAAGATGAAAATGGAAACGATATTTTAGCAACTGGAAGTAAATTGCCAACACCCATCCGGATTACCTCATTTCTCGATTATCAAAAATATTTTGGTGGTGCCAATTCGGAAACAGCGGTTTTCGAAACCAGTGGAATCCCAACCATAACCGATACCGAAGTTGCTGGAAAGGTAGTAAAACGCGTAATCACCTGTAATGCTAAAAAGAGCGCTGCAAGCGGTAAATATATGTGCTATGCCATACAAATGTTTTATGCAAATGGCGGTGGTCCTTGTTATATCGTTTCGTGCGGCAATTACGATGTAGCTTCAACCATTACAACCGTAAAAGCTAAGGCCTGTTTAGATGCAATTGCAAAAGTGGATGAACCAACCATGCTCATTTTTACAGATAAACACACTTCATTTGGTGCTACCTCGGGCTATAAAGATGCCTATGATTACGCTTTGGCGCAATGTGCTAAACTACAGGATCGCATTGCAATTTTTGATGCCTGGGTGCTATCTGATTCGCCCTTTACCGATGCCGGAGTGATTAGAGATGATATCAGTGCCGATTATTTAAAATATGGTGCAGTCTATTATCCCTGGTTACAAAGTACTTTAAGCTACGGCTACAACGATTCTATTGTAATAAAACATCTGGTAAATGGCGTTAATGGCCCATACAACGATTCAACTTTATCGGCTATAAAAGCAATGGATTTAAATACTTATCGTGCTTTAACAAACGAGATGGATAAAAATGTAATTGATTTACCACCATCGAGTGCTGTTGCAGGTATAATGGCCAGGGTTGATAACAATCGCGGCGTATGGAAGGCACCAGCTAATGAAAGTGTAAAAATGGTTACCGGACCATCATTAAAAGTGACCGCACAGCAACAGGAGACACTAAATATAGATCCAACTACCGGTAAATCAATCAATGTAATCCGCTTTTTTACAGGCAAAGGCACATTAGTTTGGGGTGCCCGAACCCTGGCCGGAAACGATAACGAATGGAGATACATTTCGGTAAGGCGTTTTTACAATTTTGTAGAAGAAAGCGTTAAAAAAGCCACCGAATTTGTGGTTTTTGAACCAAATGATGCCAATACCTGGTTGCGTGTAAAAGCCATGTGCGAGAATTTTTTAAATCAGTTATGGCGCCAGGGTGCATTGCATGGTGCAAAACCCGATGATGCCTATTTCGTTAGAATTGGCTTAGGAATCACCATGACTTCCCTCGATATTTTAGAGGGCAGAATGAATGTGGAGATCGGTATGGCAGCGGTGAGGCCTGCAGAATTTATCATCCTGAAATTCTCACACAAACTACAAGAATAA
- a CDS encoding phage tail sheath C-terminal domain-containing protein: MALTYKHPGVYIEEISTIPPSIAQVETAIPGFIGYTAKREKNGVAFAINNPVRITSLLEFEVFFGGAFPEVLEVTINEPEPGKLTPKIDVTPATTVSGYILYYHVKMFYENGGGPCWVVSVGTFEDTPDITKSELKLGLQACEREDEITLLLIPEITALNSGADIKELNDAMLAQCAKLQDRFTIMDTPQAGLTTAYLVADKFRNDFVSADNLKYGATYYPQIQSGASYNRVTDENIKIADDNRTGTNSGIYKKAGNTKKSITKITEKNAVTGVKAKATITIDGITLTGHSIAIAGFSFTFGGTDGIVIGADETATAAALRAAIAGNTDLMALVDATANVAVVTITAKTAGNAGNAIPLVYDPKGNIPRITLSAPFLKGGFDSNDFALFNQIKAALDAYTVPLYPSGIVAGIMARVDNERGVWKAPANVSVLTVDKPLITISDEEQDYLNVDATSGKSINVIRKFAGRGTLVWGARTLAGNDNEWRYVPVRRLFIMVEESIKKATEFVVFEPNDAKTWMRVKTMCQNFLNQLWRQGALAGAKPEDAFFVNVGLGITMTALDILEGRLIIEVGMAAVRPAEFIVLKFSHLLAKS, translated from the coding sequence ATGGCGCTAACCTATAAACATCCGGGAGTATATATTGAAGAGATTTCGACAATACCCCCATCAATTGCACAGGTAGAAACCGCAATACCAGGCTTTATCGGATATACCGCAAAGCGGGAAAAAAACGGTGTTGCTTTTGCTATTAATAACCCGGTGCGTATTACCTCTCTGCTGGAATTTGAGGTTTTTTTCGGCGGTGCCTTTCCAGAAGTACTGGAAGTAACCATTAATGAACCCGAACCAGGTAAATTAACGCCAAAGATTGATGTTACTCCTGCAACTACCGTTTCTGGCTATATCTTATACTACCATGTAAAAATGTTTTACGAAAATGGAGGTGGTCCTTGCTGGGTTGTTTCTGTTGGTACTTTTGAAGATACGCCAGATATAACAAAGTCTGAATTAAAACTTGGTTTACAGGCTTGCGAACGGGAAGATGAAATCACCCTCCTGCTTATTCCTGAAATTACAGCTTTAAATTCTGGTGCGGATATAAAAGAATTAAACGATGCCATGCTGGCACAATGTGCCAAATTGCAGGATCGCTTTACCATAATGGATACCCCACAAGCAGGCTTAACAACGGCTTATTTAGTGGCCGATAAATTTAGAAATGATTTTGTAAGCGCAGATAACCTTAAATATGGTGCCACTTACTATCCACAGATACAAAGTGGAGCCAGTTACAACCGTGTAACTGATGAAAATATCAAAATTGCCGACGACAACCGTACAGGTACCAATTCCGGCATTTATAAAAAAGCAGGAAATACCAAAAAATCAATTACTAAAATTACTGAAAAAAATGCGGTCACTGGTGTGAAAGCCAAAGCTACAATAACCATAGATGGTATTACCTTAACCGGGCATTCTATTGCCATAGCAGGGTTTAGCTTTACTTTTGGCGGTACAGATGGTATTGTAATCGGTGCCGACGAAACCGCTACAGCAGCAGCTTTAAGAGCCGCAATTGCAGGTAATACAGATTTAATGGCTTTGGTAGATGCTACAGCAAACGTGGCGGTGGTAACCATTACCGCTAAAACAGCAGGTAATGCCGGAAATGCTATTCCCCTTGTTTATGATCCAAAGGGAAATATTCCACGCATAACCTTAAGTGCTCCGTTTTTAAAGGGTGGATTTGATAGCAATGATTTTGCCTTGTTTAATCAGATAAAAGCAGCACTTGATGCGTATACGGTTCCACTTTATCCTTCGGGTATAGTTGCAGGTATTATGGCCCGGGTAGATAACGAACGCGGTGTGTGGAAAGCACCAGCCAATGTAAGTGTGCTTACCGTTGATAAACCATTGATCACAATAAGCGATGAAGAACAAGATTACCTCAATGTAGATGCAACATCAGGTAAAAGTATCAATGTAATCAGAAAATTTGCAGGGAGGGGAACCTTAGTTTGGGGAGCCCGAACATTGGCGGGAAATGATAACGAGTGGCGTTACGTTCCCGTTAGGCGACTTTTTATTATGGTTGAAGAATCGATAAAGAAAGCTACGGAGTTTGTGGTGTTTGAACCTAATGATGCCAAAACCTGGATGCGTGTAAAAACCATGTGCCAGAATTTCTTAAATCAACTGTGGCGACAAGGGGCTTTGGCTGGTGCAAAACCTGAGGATGCATTTTTTGTAAATGTAGGACTGGGGATAACGATGACAGCCCTTGATATTTTAGAAGGACGGTTGATTATCGAGGTTGGCATGGCAGCTGTTAGACCAGCAGAATTTATAGTTCTTAAATTTTCTCACTTATTAGCAAAATCTTAA
- a CDS encoding DUF4255 domain-containing protein, which produces MINTALDFISKEINGYLNNIANTSNDDFIVVSSVVSEGKLAIPEKTMGITLMNIEEDRAIKDQRVTVRNMLGEIETRNPDIYLNLYVLISANFNHAGTESPTLDYLEGLKKLSQVISFFQGKNVFTQANSPLLSAIDSHIERLSAELFSFNFEQMNHFWSIIGHSYLPSVLYKIRMITVQENVQLVPDGLVENIVLNTGTKL; this is translated from the coding sequence ATGATTAACACTGCGCTTGATTTTATTTCGAAAGAAATTAATGGATATCTAAACAATATTGCCAATACAAGTAACGATGATTTTATCGTAGTAAGCAGTGTTGTTTCTGAAGGCAAATTGGCTATACCCGAAAAAACGATGGGCATTACGCTGATGAACATTGAAGAGGATAGGGCAATAAAAGATCAAAGGGTTACCGTAAGGAATATGCTTGGCGAAATAGAGACACGCAACCCTGATATTTACCTTAATTTGTACGTACTTATTTCTGCAAATTTTAATCATGCCGGTACGGAATCGCCAACATTGGATTATTTGGAAGGCCTAAAAAAACTATCACAGGTAATCTCATTTTTTCAGGGCAAAAACGTATTTACACAAGCCAATTCTCCTTTGCTAAGCGCTATTGATAGTCATATTGAACGTTTAAGTGCGGAGCTTTTTAGCTTCAATTTTGAACAGATGAACCATTTCTGGAGTATTATTGGTCACAGCTATCTGCCATCGGTTTTATATAAAATCAGGATGATTACCGTACAGGAAAATGTTCAATTGGTGCCAGATGGATTGGTGGAAAATATTGTATTAAACACAGGAACTAAGTTATGA
- a CDS encoding lysoplasmalogenase, translating to MKTKLFSFIFFLVFVVQLYAEYANMIELRNFSKPLIVMVLLVWLYLSTNLKGRFHKRIFAGLIFAWLGDILLMLQSGKPSFFIYGLIAFLACHIFYIRAFTLDHKSNPNHKTPYFLWAVGAFAIFCSGLFFYLQPNLGALQFPVLIYAIIICVMALMAVNRYGKVNIFSFKLILYGALFFLLSDSVLAVNKFAQPIPQGGALIMATYMIAQYLIVYGTVTRELVVKRTAI from the coding sequence ATGAAGACTAAGCTATTTTCATTTATATTTTTCCTTGTATTTGTAGTTCAGCTATATGCAGAATATGCCAATATGATCGAATTGCGTAATTTCTCTAAGCCACTAATTGTAATGGTACTTTTAGTATGGCTTTATCTCAGTACCAATTTGAAAGGGCGTTTCCACAAAAGAATTTTTGCTGGATTAATTTTTGCATGGCTTGGTGATATTTTGCTGATGCTTCAAAGCGGTAAACCGAGTTTTTTTATTTACGGGTTAATCGCCTTTTTAGCCTGTCATATTTTTTACATCAGGGCATTTACACTCGATCATAAATCAAATCCAAATCATAAAACACCTTACTTTTTGTGGGCGGTAGGGGCATTTGCTATTTTTTGCTCAGGTCTGTTTTTTTACCTCCAGCCAAATTTGGGTGCACTGCAGTTTCCTGTGCTGATATATGCGATTATTATTTGTGTAATGGCGCTAATGGCCGTTAACCGGTATGGGAAAGTGAATATTTTCAGTTTTAAACTCATCCTGTACGGCGCACTGTTTTTCTTATTGTCTGACAGTGTGTTGGCCGTGAATAAATTTGCTCAACCCATTCCACAGGGCGGTGCTTTAATTATGGCGACTTATATGATTGCACAGTACTTGATTGTTTATGGTACGGTAACACGGGAGTTAGTGGTAAAACGTACCGCGATTTAA
- a CDS encoding sterol desaturase family protein, with protein sequence MKVDYIALSVPVFFILIGIELAYNFYKKLNFYRLNDSIANLSQGIGQQLTGIFVKTALFFGYKYIFEHWRLFELPKTIWVWILLFIGVDFFYYWFHRMSHEVNALWASHIVHHQSEEYNLTVALRQSWFQGWFSWVFYLPLAFVGFDPIMFLTLSSFNTLYQFWIHTRAIKSMGFLEYILNTPSHHRVHHGSNPKYIDKNHAGTLIIWDRLFGTFQKEEEEVYYGITKPLASWNPVWANLHYWDDLVKTAKQSPKFSDKIKVFLKPPGWFPSHLGGFQAAPEINVETYKKYNPVYQSKLTGYVLIQFLVALTAGSAILFSYHKMETIPLVCGAIFTIFTLITCGALLEQKVWQIKFEYFRLLFGILLVLFLKFPVGYQVIFVALQLISVIWFFNLQKANPDLDED encoded by the coding sequence ATGAAAGTAGACTACATTGCTTTATCTGTACCTGTTTTTTTTATTCTCATCGGAATAGAATTGGCCTATAATTTTTATAAGAAACTAAATTTTTATCGGCTTAACGACAGTATTGCCAATTTAAGTCAGGGAATAGGGCAGCAGCTCACCGGTATTTTTGTGAAAACCGCATTGTTTTTTGGTTACAAATATATTTTTGAGCACTGGCGTTTATTTGAATTGCCTAAAACAATATGGGTTTGGATATTGCTATTTATTGGTGTCGATTTTTTCTATTATTGGTTTCATCGGATGAGTCATGAAGTAAATGCTTTATGGGCATCACATATTGTACATCATCAATCAGAAGAATACAATTTAACCGTGGCCTTAAGGCAAAGCTGGTTTCAGGGCTGGTTTAGCTGGGTGTTTTACCTCCCATTGGCATTTGTTGGTTTTGATCCTATTATGTTCTTAACATTAAGTTCTTTCAATACTTTATACCAGTTTTGGATTCATACCAGAGCCATTAAAAGCATGGGCTTTTTAGAGTATATTTTAAATACACCATCACATCATCGGGTACATCATGGTTCTAACCCAAAATATATCGATAAAAACCACGCCGGTACATTAATTATCTGGGATCGCCTTTTTGGAACTTTTCAGAAAGAAGAAGAAGAGGTTTATTATGGTATCACCAAACCTTTAGCCAGTTGGAATCCCGTTTGGGCAAATCTTCATTATTGGGATGATCTGGTTAAAACAGCAAAGCAATCACCTAAATTCAGCGATAAAATTAAAGTTTTTCTTAAACCTCCTGGCTGGTTTCCATCACACCTGGGTGGATTTCAAGCTGCGCCAGAAATAAATGTAGAAACTTATAAAAAATATAATCCGGTATATCAATCAAAATTAACAGGTTATGTTTTAATCCAGTTTTTGGTTGCTTTAACGGCGGGCTCTGCGATATTGTTTTCTTATCACAAAATGGAAACCATTCCCTTAGTTTGTGGGGCTATTTTTACTATATTCACGTTAATTACCTGCGGTGCATTGTTAGAACAGAAAGTATGGCAAATTAAGTTTGAATATTTTAGGTTGTTATTTGGTATTTTACTGGTTTTGTTTTTGAAATTTCCGGTCGGATATCAGGTAATTTTTGTGGCTCTCCAGTTAATATCCGTAATTTGGTTTTTTAATTTGCAAAAGGCAAATCCTGATCTTGATGAAGACTAA
- a CDS encoding phosphatase PAP2 family protein, producing the protein MAILLKRNTLIFILIVLIAAFTYLSFFIAQHPILDLDIKASLFIQQYQADWLDKLILAISFFGELPFSLLSVVVVAAIFYQQKYKREGLFISTVLLSGLIILGIKNVINRPRPTAFYVRMVEVNRFQSYPSGHVLSYTLFFGFLIILMNTLKDVPKLTKNLVTYLSAFLMITIAPSRIYLGAHWFTDTVGGFLLGLICLFPLCYFYFKKKTD; encoded by the coding sequence ATGGCTATACTTTTAAAACGAAATACACTAATTTTTATACTCATTGTACTGATAGCTGCTTTTACTTATTTAAGTTTTTTTATTGCACAACATCCCATACTTGATTTAGACATTAAAGCTTCTTTATTTATTCAGCAATACCAGGCAGATTGGTTAGATAAATTGATATTGGCAATCAGTTTTTTTGGAGAACTTCCTTTTTCATTACTTTCGGTAGTGGTGGTTGCTGCTATATTTTATCAGCAAAAGTATAAACGCGAAGGCCTATTCATTTCAACGGTTCTATTGTCTGGATTAATCATCCTGGGTATAAAAAATGTGATTAACCGCCCACGCCCTACTGCATTTTACGTACGGATGGTGGAAGTAAACCGGTTTCAAAGCTATCCCAGCGGGCATGTACTTTCTTATACGCTCTTTTTTGGGTTCTTAATTATTTTGATGAATACGTTAAAAGATGTGCCAAAGCTGACTAAAAATCTAGTGACTTATTTATCAGCATTTTTGATGATTACCATTGCCCCATCCCGAATTTACCTGGGTGCACATTGGTTTACTGATACCGTTGGTGGTTTTTTGTTGGGCTTAATTTGCCTTTTCCCACTTTGTTACTTCTATTTTAAAAAGAAAACAGATTAA